From one Brachypodium distachyon strain Bd21 chromosome 4, Brachypodium_distachyon_v3.0, whole genome shotgun sequence genomic stretch:
- the LOC100832891 gene encoding WAT1-related protein At4g30420 isoform X1 has translation MVCIGTTGFALVFLASLVGATTNQYLYYQGLHLGSSSMATAMTNLIPAITFVLATSVGLESVEIRKPRSMAKILGTGVCVGGAMVMAFFKGPKLLQINSLGGGPGGLEYDVLLLHSPVSRKWVIGALFLVASSSCWSLWLILQVPICKSYVDPLTLAAWMCFLSTAQSALLTSFAVPDLSAWKIRSLFELLGCIFAGAFGSGVTFYLQSWCITVRGPLYSAMFNPLCTVVTTVLATLILHEEPHAGSLLGAISVVAGLYIVLWAKAGDAKGQRVPEHTEDLEKTTVVRSDSQLEDDESTITEPLLADVNPTEKE, from the exons ATGGTGTGTATCGGAACGACAGGCTTCGCGCTGGTGTTCTTGGCCTCTCTTGTTGGGGCGACAACGAACCAGTACTTGTACTACCAAGGGCTGCACCTGGGGTCCTCGTCCATGGCGACGGCCATGACGAACCTGATACCCGCGATAACCTTCGTCTTGGCGACGTCAGTTGG gctaGAGAGCGTGGAGATCAGGAAACCGCGAAGCATGGCCAAGATTCTCGGCACGGGCGTCTgcgtcggcggcgccatggTCATGGCGTTCTTCAAGGGGCCCAAGCTGCTGCAGATCAACTCGCTCGGGGGCGGCCCAGGAGGCCTGGAGTACGACGTGCTTCTCCTCCACTCGCCCGTGAGCCGGAAATGGGTGATCGGCGCGCTGTTCCTCGTCGCCAGCAGCTCCTGCTGGTCACTCTGGCTCATCCTGCAG GTGCCGATCTGCAAGTCTTACGTGGATCCCCTGACGCTGGCCGCCTGGATGTGCTTCCTGTCGACGGCGCAGTCGGCGCTGCTCACCTCGTTCGCGGTGCCGGACCTCAGCGCCTGGAAGATCCGGTCGCTTTTCGAGCTCCTGGGCTGCATCTTCGCC GGCGCGTTCGGGTCAGGCGTGACATTCTACCTGCAGTCGTGGTGCATAACTGTGAGAGGCCCTCTTTACTCGGCCATGTTCAACCCCCTCTGCACCGTCGTCACCACCGTGCTGGCCACCCTTATCCTTCACGAAGAGCCACACGCTGGAAG CTTGTTGGGTGCCATCTCTGTGGTTGCTGGTCTGTACATCGTGCTGTGGGCCAAAGCAGGCGACGCAAAGGGCCAGAGGGTGCCGGAGCACACCGAAGATCTGGAGAAGACGACGGTGGTGCGGTCGGACTCGCAGCTCGAAGATGACGAGAGTACCATCACGGAACCGCTCCTGGCGGACGTCAACCCAACCGAGAAAGAGTAG
- the LOC100832891 gene encoding WAT1-related protein At4g30420 isoform X2, whose amino-acid sequence MRRMVVSHSQRHGFLIWGSLPIDRLGIWEEDEEKKHRRLESVEIRKPRSMAKILGTGVCVGGAMVMAFFKGPKLLQINSLGGGPGGLEYDVLLLHSPVSRKWVIGALFLVASSSCWSLWLILQVPICKSYVDPLTLAAWMCFLSTAQSALLTSFAVPDLSAWKIRSLFELLGCIFAGAFGSGVTFYLQSWCITVRGPLYSAMFNPLCTVVTTVLATLILHEEPHAGSLLGAISVVAGLYIVLWAKAGDAKGQRVPEHTEDLEKTTVVRSDSQLEDDESTITEPLLADVNPTEKE is encoded by the exons ATGAGGAGGATGGTGGTGTCCCACTCCCAGCGTCATGGATTTCTAATTTGGGGATCTCTCCCCATAGATCGATTGGGAATTtgggaggaagacgaagagaaGAAGCACCGGAG gctaGAGAGCGTGGAGATCAGGAAACCGCGAAGCATGGCCAAGATTCTCGGCACGGGCGTCTgcgtcggcggcgccatggTCATGGCGTTCTTCAAGGGGCCCAAGCTGCTGCAGATCAACTCGCTCGGGGGCGGCCCAGGAGGCCTGGAGTACGACGTGCTTCTCCTCCACTCGCCCGTGAGCCGGAAATGGGTGATCGGCGCGCTGTTCCTCGTCGCCAGCAGCTCCTGCTGGTCACTCTGGCTCATCCTGCAG GTGCCGATCTGCAAGTCTTACGTGGATCCCCTGACGCTGGCCGCCTGGATGTGCTTCCTGTCGACGGCGCAGTCGGCGCTGCTCACCTCGTTCGCGGTGCCGGACCTCAGCGCCTGGAAGATCCGGTCGCTTTTCGAGCTCCTGGGCTGCATCTTCGCC GGCGCGTTCGGGTCAGGCGTGACATTCTACCTGCAGTCGTGGTGCATAACTGTGAGAGGCCCTCTTTACTCGGCCATGTTCAACCCCCTCTGCACCGTCGTCACCACCGTGCTGGCCACCCTTATCCTTCACGAAGAGCCACACGCTGGAAG CTTGTTGGGTGCCATCTCTGTGGTTGCTGGTCTGTACATCGTGCTGTGGGCCAAAGCAGGCGACGCAAAGGGCCAGAGGGTGCCGGAGCACACCGAAGATCTGGAGAAGACGACGGTGGTGCGGTCGGACTCGCAGCTCGAAGATGACGAGAGTACCATCACGGAACCGCTCCTGGCGGACGTCAACCCAACCGAGAAAGAGTAG
- the LOC100821253 gene encoding protein ECERIFERUM 3, whose translation MGAAFLSSWPWDNLGLFKYALYGPLVGKAVASRAWERGSPDQWLLLLLVLFTLRAFTYQLWSSYSNMLFLTRRRRIVRDGVDFAQIDKEWDWDNFLILQILMAATAFYAFPSLRDLPLWDAKGLLVGALLHVVATEPLFYVAHRAFHSGHLFSCYHALHHSIKVPTPFTAGFATPLEHMVLGALMALPLAGACAAGHGSVGLAFAYVLGFDFLRAMGHCNVELFPAGIFQALPLLRYLIYTPTYHTVHHTEKDANFCLFMPLFDRLGGTLDANTWELQRKTRAGVDEVPDFVFLAHVVDVMQSMHVPFVMRTFSSTPFAVRAFLVPLWPIAFVFMLMVWAWSKTFVISYYHLRGKLHQMWAVPRYGFHYFLPFAKDGINYQIELAILRAERMGVKVVSLAALNKNEALNGGGTLFVNKHPDLRVRVVHGNTLTAAVILNEIPKGTTEVFMTGATSKLGRAIALYLCRKKIRVMMMTLSTERFQKIQKEAAAEHQQYLVQVTKYRSAGQCKTWIVGKWLSPREQRWAPPGTHFHQFVVPPILGFRRDCTYGKLAAMRLPKDARGLGSCEFSLERGVVHACHAGGVVHFLEGYTHHEVGAIDVGRIDVVWEAALKHGLRPA comes from the exons ATGGGTGCCGCGTTCTTGTCCTCGTGGCCATGGGATAACCTTGGCTTGTTCAAG TATGCCCTGTACGGGCCTCTGGTGGGCAAGGCCGTGGCGTCCCGGGCGTGGGAGCGCGGGAGCCCGGACCagtggctcctcctcctgctcgtcCTCTTCACCCTCCGGGCATTCACCTACCAGCTCTGGAGCTCCTACAGCAACATGCTGTTcctcacccgccgccgccgcatcgtCCGCGACGGCGTCGACTTCGCGCAGATCGACAAGGAGTGGGACTG GGACAACTTCCTGATACTGCAGATACTGATGGCGGCCACGGCGTTCTACGCCTTCCCGTCGCTGCGGGACCTCCCGCTCTGGGACGCCAAGGGGCTCCTCGTCGGCGCCCTCCTCCACGTTGTCGCCACCGAGCCCCTGTTCTACGTGGCGCACAGGGCCTTCCACAGCGGCCACCTCTTCTCCTGCTACCACGCGCTCCACCACTCCATCAAGGTGCCCACGCCCTTCACAG ccGGGTTCGCGACGCCGCTGGAGCACATGGTGCTGGGCGCGCTCATGGCGTTGCCGCTCGCGGGCGCGTGCGCCGCGGGGCACGGCTCGGTGGGCCTGGCGTTCGCCTACGTGCTGGGCTTCGACTTCCTCAGGGCCATGGGCCACTGCAACGTCGAGCTGTTCCCCGCCGGCATATTCCAGGCGCTCCCGCTCCTCCGATACCTCATCTACACCCCAAC GTACCACACGGTCCACCACACGGAGAAGGATGCCAACTTCTGCCTGTTCATGCCGCTGTTCGACCGCCTGGGTGGCACGCTCGACGCCAACACCTGGGAGCTGCAGAGGAAGACCAGAGCAG GGGTGGACGAGGTGCCGGACTTCGTTTTCCTGGCGCACGTGGTGGACGTGATGCAGTCGATGCACGTGCCGTTCGTGATGCGCACCTTCTCGTCGACGCCGTTCGCGGTGCGGGCCTTCCTCGTGCCGCTGTGGCccatagccttcgtcttcatgCTCATGGTGTGGGCCTGGTCCAAGACATTCGTCATCTCCTACTACCACCTCCGCGGCAAGCTGCACCAGATGTGGGCCGTCCCGAGATACGGCTTCCAC tacTTCTTGCCTTTCGCCAAGGACGGCATCAACTATCAGATCGAGCTTGCCATTCTGAGGGCTGAAAGAATGGGTGTCAAGGTCGTTAGCCTTGCAGCTCTGAACAAG AACGAGGCGCTCAACGGCGGTGGAACGCTCTTCGTGAACAAGCATCCGGACCTCCGCGTGCGCGTCGTCCACGGCAACACCCTGACAGCCGCGGTGATCCTCAACGAGATCCCCAAGGGCACAACCGAGGTGTTCATGACGGGCGCCACGTCCAAGCTCGGCAGGGCCATCGCGCTCTACCTGTGCCGGAAGAAAATCCGCGTCATG ATGATGACGCTGTCGACGGAGCGGTTCCAGAAGATccagaaggaggcggcggcggagcaccAGCAGTACCTGGTGCAGGTGACCAAGTACCGGTCGGCGGGGCAGTGCAAGACGTGGATCGTGGGGAAATGGCTGTCGCCGCGGGAGCAGCGCTGGGCGCCGCCCGGGACGCACTTCCACCAATTCGTGGTGCCCCCGATCCTGGGCTTCCGCAGGGACTGCACCTACGGCAAGCTCGCGGCCATGCGGCTCCCCAAGGACGCCAGGGGCCTCGGCTCCTGCGAGTTCTCCCTGGAGCGCGGGGTGGTGCACGCCTGCCACGCGGGCGGCGTCGTGCACTTCCTCGAAGGCTACACGCACCACGAGGTGGGCGCCATCGACGTCGGCCGCATCGACGTCGTCTGGGAGGCGGCGCTCAAGCACGGCCTTCGCCCCGCCTGA